DNA sequence from the Agromyces aureus genome:
GAGGAGGCCGTCGAGCATGTCCTCGTCGAACGCCCCGCCCGACAGGCGGGGGATCGACCGGAACGGCAGGTCGAGCGCGAAGTGCGTGTTGTTCGCGGCGAGGGGGCGCCCCAGCCGCATGAGCACGTCGTGGCTCGTCGTGATCAGCCAGTACAGGAGCCCGGCGAAGCCGCCGCGGCCCTTCGTCTGCGCGATGATGTCGTCGCGCGAGAGCGGTCGGTCGAGCGACCACTCCGAGGCGGGCAGCTCGCGGCCGAGCAGCGTCGCGAACTCCTCGGCGCCGACCACGTCGACGTGCCCGGAGACGTAGTGCGGCAGCGCGTCCTCGCCGGCGAACGACCAGGGCTCGCCGTCGACCTCGATCGGTGCGCCCAGGCGGATGTCGCGCGACGACGCCCCGGCGAGCACCGCGTAGGTGCCGGGCACCGTGCGCCAGTCGTGCGTGGTGACGTCGTACGCATCGAAGGCGTGCTCCACGAGGGCGACCTCGACGACGGCGCGCTCGCCGGGCTCGAGCGAGACCTTCGCGAAGCCGCCCAGCTCGCGCGGGGCGCGGAAACGGCCGCTCGCGGCATCCGGAGCCTCGAGGTAGATCTGCACGATCTCCGAGCCGGCGCGCTCGCCCGTGTTGGTCACGGTCACGCTGACGGTCGATCGACCGGCGACGAGGTCGGAGTACGCGAACGTCGTGTAGCTCAGCCCGTGCCCGAACGGATAGCGCACGGGGGCGCCGACCTTGTCGTAGTGGCGGTAGCCGAGGTAGATGCTCTCGCGGTGCTCGCTCGTCGCCTCGGTGAGGCGGAACGTCGCCGACGACGCGACATCCTCGTACCGGAGCGGGTAGGTCTCGGCGAGCTTGCCGCTCGGGTTGACCGCGCCGGTGAGCGCGTCGACGAACGCCCGCCCGCCGCCCTGGCCCGCGAGGTAGCCGTGCAGGATCGCGTCGACGCGGTCGGCGAAGGGCAGCTCGACGGGCGCGCCGCCCGCGAGCACGACGATCACGGCCTTGCCGAGGGCGATGAGCTCGTCGGCGAGGTCGAGCTGGTTCTGCGCGAGGCGCATGTGGGTGCGGTCGACCGCCTCGGCCTCGGCCGACTCGTCGAGGCCGAGGAACAGCAGCACGGTGTCGGCCCGCCCGGCGAGCTCGACGGCTCGGCGGCGGAGCCGCTTCGACGAGCCGTCCATGCGCGAGAAGCCGGGCTCGAAGCCGACCACGTCGAGCGCGGAGTCGTGCAGGGCGTCGAGGGGCGAGTCGATGCGGGTCGGATTCACGAGCGAGCTGCCGGCGCCCTGGTAGCGGGGGGTGCGGGCGAAGTCGCCGATGACGGCGATGCGTCCGGCGCGCGGGCCGAGCGGCAGTGCGCCGTCGCGGTTGGCGAGCAGCACGAGCGAGCGGCGGGCCGACTCGACCGCGAGTTCGTGGTGCGCGTCGAGGTCGGCGGGGGAGGCGTGGGAGGCGTGGCCTGAGCCCGCGCCGCTGCCTTCGGCGCTGGTCGGCGTCGGCGTCGGCGTCGGCGCCGTGCGCTCGATGAGCGTGAGCAGTTCGGCAACGCGGGCGTCGAGCACGGCGACGTCGAGCGCGCCCGACTCGACCGCATGTACGATCTCGGCATCGGTCACCCCGTTCGTCGACGGCATCTCGAGCGCATTGCCGGCGACGAGGCCGGCGACGCGGTCGTTGCTGCCGCCCCAGTCGGTCACGACGAGCGCGTCGAAGCCCCAGCGGCGGCGCAGGATGTCGAGCATGAGCTCGTGGTTCTCGTTGGCGTAGGTGCCGTTGACCCGGTTGTACGAACTCATCACGGTCCAGGCGTCGCCGTGGGTGATCGCGATGCGGAAGCCCTCGAGGTAGAGCTCGTGCATGGCCCGCTCGTCGACGATCTCGTCGATCGACATGCGGTGCGTCTCCTGGCTGTTGACCGCGAAGTGCTTGGCCGACGCGGCGACGCCCTGCGACTGCACGCCGGCGATGAACGCGGCCGCCATCGTGCCCGCGAGCACCGGGTCCTCGGAGAAGTACTCGAAGTTGCGGCCGGCCAGCGGGTTGCGCTTGATGTTGAGGCCGGGGCCGAGGAGCACGCTGACCCGCTCGGCCGCGGCCTCGGCACCGAGCGACTCGCCGACACGACGGAGCAGGTCGACGTCCCAGCTGTTCGCGAGCGTGGCGGCCGTGGGGAAGCAGGTCGCCGGGATGCTCGCGTTCAGGCCGAGGTGGTCGGCCGCACCGCCCTGCTTGCGCAGGCCGTGGGGGCCGTCGGTGAGCATGATCGACGGGATGCCGAGGCGGTCGATCGCCTTGGTGTTCCAGAAGTTCGCGCCAGACATGAGCGACGCCTTCTCGGCCAGGGTCAGCTGTTCGAGCAGGCGCTGGACACTCTCGGGCATGGATCTCCTCGGACGACGTCGGTCGATGGTCCGACCGGTGGGTGCCGGCGGACCTGCTGCGCACCGGGGTGCGCGGTGCTATCGTAACCGAATTCCACCAATGGTGGAATTCAGGCGATGCGGCGAGGAGGCCGTGCGAGCATGGAGACATGATGGCGACCGACGACGAACTGATCGAGCACCTCGAGGGCTACGTCAACGGGCGCGCCACCAAGCACCAGATCGTGGCCAGGGCGGCCGAGGCGTTCGCGCAGCAGGGTTTCCACGGTGCCTCGGTGCGCGGCATCGCGCGGGCCGCCGGTGTCGACCACTCGACGCTGCTGCATCACTTCGGCAACAAGACCGCGCTGCTGCAGGCCGTGCTCGAATGGCAGGACGCGCAGCACCTGCCCGACGACCTGTCGATGCTGACGGCCACGGCCACGCCCGAGTCGGTCGCCGACGGATTCGTCGAGACCGCCCGACGCAACCGCGCCGCCCCTGGGCTCGTGCAGCTGCTCTCCGTGATGACGGCCGAAGCCGGCTCGCCCGACCACCCGGCACGCGAGTTCATGGCCCGCCGTCAAGTGATCCCGCGCGACATCATGGCCGCGACGATCCGCGCGCAGCGCCTCGCCGGCGCGGTCGACGACGACGGCCTCACGCCAGAGCAGAGCGCCGCGGTACTGATCTCGACGTGGGAGGGGTTGCAGGTCTACGACGCGCTGCACCCGGGCGAGCTCGACGTGCCCGACCTGCTCGGCCGAGCGCTGCGCCGTGCCTTCGGGCTCGACTGAGCGCCCGATCACGCGCGAGCGCGCGGCGGGTCGATTAGCCGCCCGCGAACGGCGGCAGGATGTCGACCTGCTCGCTGAGCGCCGCGGCCGGGTCGCGTTCGACGCGCCCGCCCACGAGGAAGGAGCCCGACCGCAGCACGCGCTCCATGGGCGCGCCGTAGCGGTCGAGGAGCACCTCGCGCAGATCGGCGACGGTGGCGGATGCCGCGAGCTCGAGCCGTTCCTCTTCGAGACCGGCTGCGTCGGCGGCTGCGGCGAAGTATCGAACGGTCACGAGCGTCACGGGTTCGATGCTACCCGGCCGGATGGTGGCAGGCGGGCGCGTGCGAGGATGGCAGCATGAACCCCGCTCCGCTCGTCGAGCCGGGCCCGCCGCTGACGGCCGAGCGGGTCACGCGCTTCAGCCGCCAGCTCATGCTCCCCGGATTCGGAGAGCTCGCGCAGCGTCGCCTCGCGGCCGCCCGGGTGCTCGTCGTGGGCGCGGGCGGGCTCGGCAGCGCGCTCGTGCCGTACCTCGCGGGCAGCGGCGTCGGCACGATCGGCCTCGTCGACGACGACACCGTCGAGCTCTCCAACCTGCACCGGCAGGTGAGCCACGGCGTCGCCGACGTCGGGCGGCCCAAGATCGACTCGCTGGCCGACACGGTCGCGGGCATCGACCCCGACTGCCGCGTCATCCGTCATCGCGATCGCCTCACGTCGGCGAACGCGCTCGACGTGCTCGCCGGCTACGACCTCGTGGTCGACGGCAGCGACAACTTCCCGACGCGCTACCTCGTCAACGACGCGGCGCTGCTCGTCGGCATCCCGCTCGTGTGGGGCTCGATCCTGCGCTTCCACGGCCAGGTCGGCGTCTCGTGGCGCGAGCACGGCCCCACCTACCGCGACCTCTTCCCCGTGCCGCCCTCGCCCGACGAGGTGCTCTCGTGCGCGCAGGGAGGGGTGCTGCCGAGCGTCTGCGCGTGGGTCGGCGCCCTCATGTCGACCGAGGTCGTGAAGCTCGTCACGGGCGTCGGCGAGCCGCTGCTCGGCCGCGTCACGACGATCGACGCGCTGTCGGGCCGCTCGCGCGAGCTCTCGTACCAGGCGATCGCCGATGCGCCGCAGATCACCTCGCTCGTGGACTACGAGCTCTTCTGCGGGCTCGAGTCCGCCGCATCGAGCCTCGCCACGGTGACGGATGCCGCGGGCGCCCCGCTCGCCGCGGCCACCGCGCCGCGCGGGGTGACCGCGGCCGACCTGCTCGCCCGGGTGCGCGGCGGCGAACCGATCCGACTGCTCGACGTCCGCGAGCCCGCCGAGGCCGAGTTGCGACGCATCGCGGGCAGCGAGCTGCTGCCGCTCGGCGACCTGGTGGAGGGCGGGGAGCCGCCGGCGGGTGCCGGCACGCTCGTCGTCTACTGCGAGCAGGACCTCCGCTCGCGCCGGGCCGCGCGCCTGCTCCTCGAACGCGGACACGACGACGTGGTCTTCCTCGTGGGCGGCATCGACCGCTTCGCGAGCGTCGCCGCCGACCTCGTGCAGCGCTGACGCACCGACAAGGCTCCGGATGTCGCGGCGAACGTCATCGCGCACCTCGGCGAACGCAATCCGGGCCTCGCCGACGAGATGCGCCGAGCCCACCCCGAGCCGCCGACGGCATAGCCGCTGAGCCACCGGGCTCGCCGGTCGAGGAACGCAGTGTCTCGAGACCAGCACGCCGCTGGGCGTCAGCCGCCGATGTAGCTCATCTCGACCTTGGGCCGGGCCGCGCGCAGTTCGGGCGTGAGCGTCGCGCGCACCTCTGAGTAGCGGTCGGCGCGGGCACCCCAGATCGCGCCCATGGCGTCGGCCAGCCCATCGTCGTCGATGCCGCCGCGCAGCAGCGCCCGCAGGTCGTGCCCCTCCGAGGCGAACAGGCACGTGAACAGGCGCCCCTCGGTCGAGATCCGGGCCCGGTTGCACGTGCCGCAGAAGGCCTGCGTGACGCTCGAGATCACGCCGATCTCGCCGCCGCCGTCGACGTAGCGCCAGCGGGCGGCCGTCTCGCCGGGTGCCGTCGCACCCACGGGGGCCAGCGGCATCCGCTCGCCGATGCGCTCGACGATCTCGGCCGACGGCACGACCTCGCCGAGTTCCCACCCGTTCGACGTGCCGACATCCATGTACTCGATGAAGCGCAGCGTGAACGGCGTGCCCCTGAAGTGCTCGGCCATGGGCAGGATCTCGTGGTCGTTGAGGCCGCGCTTGACGACCATGTTGACCTTGACGGGGCCGAGGCCGGCGTCGTGCGCGGCTTGGATGCCGTCGAGCACGCGACCCACCGGGAACCGCACGTCGTTCATCGCCTGGAACAGCTCGTCGTCGAGCGAGTCGAGCGAGACGGTGACGCGCGTGAGCCCGGCGGCCTTGAGCGAGGCGGCCTTCATCGCGAGCGCCGAGCCGTTGGTCGTGAGGGCGATCTCGAGCGGCCGACCGTCGGGCGTGCGCAGCTCGGCCAGCTGCGCGATGAGCTCCTCGAGGCCTCGGCGCAACAGCGGTTCGCCGCCCGTGAGGCGCAGCTTCTCGACGCCGTGCGCCGCAGCGACGCGCGCGATGCGGGTGATCTCCTCGAAGCTCAGCAGCTCGTCACGGTCGAGGAACGCGTAGTCGCGCCCGAACACGGTCTTCGGCATGCAGTACACGCAGCGGAAGTTGCAGCGGTCGGTCACCGAGATGCGGAGGTCCCGCAAGGGGCGGTCGAGGAGGTCGACCGTGCGACCGGTCGACGCGAGTCGTCGCGTCATGCTCCACCATCCC
Encoded proteins:
- a CDS encoding glycoside hydrolase family 3 C-terminal domain-containing protein, whose product is MPESVQRLLEQLTLAEKASLMSGANFWNTKAIDRLGIPSIMLTDGPHGLRKQGGAADHLGLNASIPATCFPTAATLANSWDVDLLRRVGESLGAEAAAERVSVLLGPGLNIKRNPLAGRNFEYFSEDPVLAGTMAAAFIAGVQSQGVAASAKHFAVNSQETHRMSIDEIVDERAMHELYLEGFRIAITHGDAWTVMSSYNRVNGTYANENHELMLDILRRRWGFDALVVTDWGGSNDRVAGLVAGNALEMPSTNGVTDAEIVHAVESGALDVAVLDARVAELLTLIERTAPTPTPTPTSAEGSGAGSGHASHASPADLDAHHELAVESARRSLVLLANRDGALPLGPRAGRIAVIGDFARTPRYQGAGSSLVNPTRIDSPLDALHDSALDVVGFEPGFSRMDGSSKRLRRRAVELAGRADTVLLFLGLDESAEAEAVDRTHMRLAQNQLDLADELIALGKAVIVVLAGGAPVELPFADRVDAILHGYLAGQGGGRAFVDALTGAVNPSGKLAETYPLRYEDVASSATFRLTEATSEHRESIYLGYRHYDKVGAPVRYPFGHGLSYTTFAYSDLVAGRSTVSVTVTNTGERAGSEIVQIYLEAPDAASGRFRAPRELGGFAKVSLEPGERAVVEVALVEHAFDAYDVTTHDWRTVPGTYAVLAGASSRDIRLGAPIEVDGEPWSFAGEDALPHYVSGHVDVVGAEEFATLLGRELPASEWSLDRPLSRDDIIAQTKGRGGFAGLLYWLITTSHDVLMRLGRPLAANNTHFALDLPFRSIPRLSGGAFDEDMLDGLLLMVNRHFFRGARRLISAAWTLRATKNRDPKAN
- a CDS encoding TetR/AcrR family transcriptional regulator; translated protein: MMATDDELIEHLEGYVNGRATKHQIVARAAEAFAQQGFHGASVRGIARAAGVDHSTLLHHFGNKTALLQAVLEWQDAQHLPDDLSMLTATATPESVADGFVETARRNRAAPGLVQLLSVMTAEAGSPDHPAREFMARRQVIPRDIMAATIRAQRLAGAVDDDGLTPEQSAAVLISTWEGLQVYDALHPGELDVPDLLGRALRRAFGLD
- a CDS encoding MoaD/ThiS family protein, with the translated sequence MTLVTVRYFAAAADAAGLEEERLELAASATVADLREVLLDRYGAPMERVLRSGSFLVGGRVERDPAAALSEQVDILPPFAGG
- a CDS encoding ThiF family adenylyltransferase; the protein is MNPAPLVEPGPPLTAERVTRFSRQLMLPGFGELAQRRLAAARVLVVGAGGLGSALVPYLAGSGVGTIGLVDDDTVELSNLHRQVSHGVADVGRPKIDSLADTVAGIDPDCRVIRHRDRLTSANALDVLAGYDLVVDGSDNFPTRYLVNDAALLVGIPLVWGSILRFHGQVGVSWREHGPTYRDLFPVPPSPDEVLSCAQGGVLPSVCAWVGALMSTEVVKLVTGVGEPLLGRVTTIDALSGRSRELSYQAIADAPQITSLVDYELFCGLESAASSLATVTDAAGAPLAAATAPRGVTAADLLARVRGGEPIRLLDVREPAEAELRRIAGSELLPLGDLVEGGEPPAGAGTLVVYCEQDLRSRRAARLLLERGHDDVVFLVGGIDRFASVAADLVQR
- the moaA gene encoding GTP 3',8-cyclase MoaA; its protein translation is MTRRLASTGRTVDLLDRPLRDLRISVTDRCNFRCVYCMPKTVFGRDYAFLDRDELLSFEEITRIARVAAAHGVEKLRLTGGEPLLRRGLEELIAQLAELRTPDGRPLEIALTTNGSALAMKAASLKAAGLTRVTVSLDSLDDELFQAMNDVRFPVGRVLDGIQAAHDAGLGPVKVNMVVKRGLNDHEILPMAEHFRGTPFTLRFIEYMDVGTSNGWELGEVVPSAEIVERIGERMPLAPVGATAPGETAARWRYVDGGGEIGVISSVTQAFCGTCNRARISTEGRLFTCLFASEGHDLRALLRGGIDDDGLADAMGAIWGARADRYSEVRATLTPELRAARPKVEMSYIGG